The following proteins come from a genomic window of Paenibacillus swuensis:
- a CDS encoding carbohydrate ABC transporter permease: MKAFISAGSHRGMERVYQGILTLLLLLLSFTMIVPFIYVLAISFSDSSNYISGGFMLFPKDFSWEAYDYVLSGQGFLNAFKASLFITCIGVPLSIGISSMMAYMLAKKTLPGRKWILNLVIFTMLFSPGLIPNYLLIDKLNLIDSWWSLILPGLVGAWTLLVMKSFFQELPSEIEESAKIDGCNDLTIFFRIILPLSKAMLAAFTLFAAVAYWNTFFSAIMYITTPEKWPLQVFLQQIVVQANVNEFTDSGVDMTRNQQINPEIVKMTAVMVVTAPILALYPFLQKYFAKGVLIGSVKG; this comes from the coding sequence ATGAAGGCATTTATTAGTGCGGGTAGTCACAGAGGGATGGAGAGAGTCTATCAGGGAATATTGACACTCTTGTTGTTGCTGCTTTCGTTCACCATGATTGTCCCTTTCATCTACGTACTGGCGATTTCATTCAGCGATTCCAGCAACTATATCAGTGGAGGATTCATGTTGTTCCCCAAGGACTTTTCCTGGGAAGCATACGATTACGTTCTATCCGGTCAAGGTTTTCTTAACGCGTTTAAAGCTTCGCTATTTATCACTTGCATCGGTGTTCCTCTTTCCATCGGCATCAGTTCGATGATGGCCTATATGCTGGCCAAGAAGACGCTGCCGGGACGCAAATGGATTCTGAATCTGGTCATCTTCACGATGCTGTTCTCACCCGGCCTGATTCCAAACTACCTCTTAATTGACAAGCTGAATCTGATCGATTCGTGGTGGTCGCTTATTCTTCCAGGACTGGTGGGCGCATGGACACTGCTCGTGATGAAAAGCTTCTTTCAGGAACTTCCTTCCGAAATTGAGGAATCCGCGAAGATTGACGGTTGTAACGACCTTACCATCTTCTTTCGAATTATTCTGCCGCTATCCAAGGCTATGCTAGCCGCATTTACGCTGTTTGCCGCCGTTGCCTATTGGAATACTTTCTTTAGCGCGATCATGTATATAACCACCCCTGAGAAATGGCCCTTGCAGGTGTTTCTGCAACAGATTGTGGTCCAGGCCAATGTAAACGAATTTACGGATTCCGGCGTGGATATGACGCGTAATCAGCAGATTAATCCGGAAATTGTGAAGATGACCGCGGTCATGGTGGTTACGGCACCGATCCTGGCGCTGTATCCTTTTCTTCAGAAATATTTTGCCAAAGGTGTGTTAATTGGTTCGGTTAAAGGGTAG
- a CDS encoding type 2 periplasmic-binding domain-containing protein → MGMIKNWAKFTALTVVAASVLAGCNTNNNNNGASSTNTNSGTNTETPAANVTAEAYKPFAKEMTAVIQTRMWGTLPQNDNQLELELEKKLNTKLDIQFVPADKIEQYIDRVNVQLASKNLPDAVEIVLGDNVNFPAQTYQAIKGGAFFDLTPLIESEDFATKYPELAKIPKEYWEYMKVDGKIYGIPKGIAYNQFVQSSTRIRQDLLTQMNLKAPATTEELAELLTKLTNPPERYGLNFDRGHFHAQDLAPIAASFTGIHAPWGMDGEGNFIYRDFVPEYKDFLQWVKTLVEKKAINPEFALAQPTSFIKKGKSGVVLGDMYDWLHLPQFGIKYFEDGVQDNPELVAYGPVKGPKGYAINASKPFDVAWVINEKYGKEGAERILEIANYTATKEYLDFAKNPIENVYYTIQDGKKVETPKYKDDAVWIYQNFMGATATVPWQLGAAKDFNKPEYTKTIEELETKLKSIVEENKISYPTIGLNAPTYDDKWKALTKDLDNNSVKVVMGAMSFEDWDKYVASIVNNETYKQIQEEFKTSYQAK, encoded by the coding sequence ATGGGAATGATTAAAAATTGGGCGAAGTTTACGGCGTTAACCGTTGTAGCCGCTTCCGTCCTGGCAGGTTGCAATACGAACAACAACAATAATGGCGCTTCAAGCACCAACACGAATTCCGGAACGAATACAGAAACACCGGCTGCTAATGTAACAGCTGAAGCTTACAAGCCTTTTGCGAAAGAAATGACCGCGGTGATCCAAACCAGAATGTGGGGAACGTTGCCCCAGAATGACAATCAGCTGGAGTTGGAACTGGAGAAGAAGTTGAACACCAAGTTAGACATTCAATTCGTGCCTGCTGATAAAATTGAGCAATATATCGACCGTGTGAACGTGCAGCTGGCTTCGAAAAATTTGCCGGATGCAGTGGAAATTGTGCTTGGCGATAACGTGAACTTCCCTGCACAAACCTACCAGGCTATTAAAGGCGGAGCTTTCTTCGATCTGACACCACTCATCGAGAGTGAAGACTTCGCGACGAAGTATCCGGAGCTTGCGAAGATTCCGAAGGAATACTGGGAGTATATGAAGGTGGACGGCAAAATTTACGGGATTCCAAAAGGAATCGCATATAATCAATTTGTGCAGAGCTCAACCAGAATACGTCAAGATTTGCTGACACAGATGAATTTGAAAGCGCCTGCAACAACAGAGGAATTGGCGGAGTTGCTAACGAAGTTGACGAACCCGCCTGAGCGCTACGGTTTGAACTTCGACCGCGGACATTTCCACGCGCAAGATTTGGCGCCAATCGCTGCTTCGTTCACTGGCATCCATGCTCCATGGGGGATGGATGGGGAAGGAAACTTTATCTACCGTGATTTTGTTCCTGAATATAAGGACTTCCTGCAATGGGTAAAGACACTTGTTGAGAAGAAAGCGATTAACCCGGAATTTGCTTTGGCTCAACCAACATCCTTTATCAAAAAAGGCAAATCGGGTGTTGTTCTCGGAGACATGTATGATTGGCTGCACTTGCCGCAATTCGGTATCAAGTACTTCGAGGACGGCGTTCAGGATAACCCTGAATTGGTAGCTTACGGTCCAGTGAAAGGTCCTAAGGGCTATGCGATAAACGCCTCAAAGCCTTTCGATGTAGCATGGGTCATTAATGAAAAGTACGGTAAGGAAGGTGCGGAACGGATTCTGGAAATAGCCAATTATACGGCTACCAAGGAATATCTGGACTTTGCCAAAAATCCGATTGAGAATGTGTATTATACGATTCAAGACGGCAAGAAAGTAGAAACGCCGAAGTATAAGGACGATGCGGTATGGATTTACCAGAACTTCATGGGTGCAACAGCAACGGTGCCTTGGCAACTGGGTGCGGCTAAAGACTTCAATAAACCGGAATACACCAAAACGATTGAAGAGTTGGAAACCAAATTAAAGTCCATTGTTGAAGAGAACAAAATTTCGTACCCTACCATTGGTTTGAACGCTCCGACTTACGATGACAAGTGGAAAGCGTTAACGAAAGATCTGGATAATAACTCGGTTAAAGTGGTTATGGGCGCCATGAGTTTCGAGGATTGGGACAAATACGTCGCATCCATTGTAAACAATGAAACCTACAAACAAATTCAAGAAGAATTTAAGACTTCGTATCAAGCCAAATAA